The following proteins are co-located in the Lagenorhynchus albirostris chromosome 2, mLagAlb1.1, whole genome shotgun sequence genome:
- the ADSS2 gene encoding adenylosuccinate synthetase isozyme 2 isoform X2 — protein MTVAALKVFDFHQAADGIQEQQRQEQAGKNLGTTKKGIGPVYSSKAARSGLRMCDLVSDFDGFSERFKVLANQYKSIYPTLEIDIEGELQKLKSYMERIKPMVRDGVYFLYEALHGPPKKILVEGANAALLDIDFGTYPFVTSSNCTVGGVCTGLGMPPQNVGEVYGVVKAYTTRVGIGAFPTEQDNEIGELLQTRGREFGVTTGRKRRCGWLDLVLLKYAHMINGFTALALTKLDILDMFTEIKVGVAYKLDGEIIPHFPANQEVLNKVEVQYKTLPGWNTDISNARAFKELPINAQNYVRFIEDELQIPVKWIGVGKSRESMIQLF, from the exons ATGACTGTGGCTGCATTAAAAG taTTCGATTTTCATCAAGCGGCTGATGGTATCCAGGAACAACAGAGACAAGAACAAGCAGgaaaaaa tttgggtACCACAAAAAAGGGCATTGGCCCAGTTTATTCTTCCAAAGCTGCTCGGAGTGGACTCAGGATGTGTGATCTTGTTTCTGACTTTGATGGCTTCTCTGAGAG GTTCAAAGTTTTGGCTAACCAGTACAAATCTATATACCCCACGCTGGAAATAGACATTGAAGGTGAATTACAAAAACTCAAG AGTTATATGGAAAGGATTAAACCAATGGTGAGAGATGGAGTTTATTTCCTATATGAGGCTCTACATGGACCACCAAAGAAAATCTTGGTAGAAGGTGCGAATGCAGCACTACTAGATATTGATTTTG gAACTTACCCTTTTGTAACCTCTTCGAACTGTACAGTTGGAGGTGTTTGTACTGGCTTGGGTATGCCCCCTCAAAATGTTGGAGAAGTGTATGGAGTTGTGAAAGCTTATACAACTAGAGTTGGTATTGGTGCCTTTCCTACAGAGCAAGACAAT GAAATTGGAGAATTATTACAAACAAGGGGTAGAGAGTTTGGTGTAACTACTGGAAGGAAAAGACGGTGTGGCTGGTTGGACCTTGTTTTGCTCAAATATGCTCATATGATTAATGGATTTACTGC GTTGGCACTTACCAAATTGGATATTTTGGACATGTTTACGGAAATCAAAGTTGGAGTTGCATACAAGTTAGATGGCGAAATTATACCTCATTTCCCAG CAAACCAAGAAGTCTTAAATAAAGTTGAAGTTCAATATAAGACTCTCCCAGGATGGAACACAGACATATCAAATGCAAGGGCTTTTAAAGAACTACCTATTAATGCACAAAATTATGTTCGATTTATTGAAGATGAGCTTCAAATTCCag tTAAATGGATTGGTGTAGGTAAATCCAGAGAGTCTATGATTCAACTCTTTTAA